A single Actinomadura algeriensis DNA region contains:
- a CDS encoding DUF1707 SHOCT-like domain-containing protein has protein sequence MDIPSRPAAEQATRVRDLRASDADRERVVAVLGEALADGRITMAEHGERTTAAYAARTLGELTGLTGDLSPEEAQPILVDDRPVSVFFGRTRREGRWVVPVKLPLVALFGTVELDLREAVLQRRHIVLDSLVLAGRVRLLVPDGVRVDVTGRTILSPREVRTRPAADGPTIEVAGTLLFGSVRARAPKRTFRQRVRARLTRD, from the coding sequence GTGGACATCCCCTCCCGCCCGGCCGCCGAACAGGCGACGCGCGTCCGCGACCTGCGCGCGTCCGACGCCGACCGGGAACGCGTCGTCGCCGTCCTCGGCGAAGCGCTCGCGGACGGCCGCATCACGATGGCCGAACACGGCGAACGCACCACCGCGGCCTACGCCGCCCGCACCCTCGGCGAGCTCACCGGCCTCACCGGCGACCTCTCGCCCGAAGAGGCCCAGCCGATCCTGGTGGACGACCGCCCCGTCTCCGTGTTCTTCGGCCGCACCCGCCGCGAGGGCCGCTGGGTCGTCCCCGTCAAACTCCCGCTCGTCGCCCTCTTCGGCACCGTCGAACTCGACCTGCGCGAGGCCGTCCTGCAGCGCCGGCACATCGTCCTCGACTCGCTCGTCCTCGCGGGCCGCGTCCGCCTCCTCGTCCCCGACGGCGTCCGCGTGGACGTCACCGGCCGGACCATCCTGAGCCCCCGCGAGGTCCGCACCCGCCCCGCCGCCGACGGCCCCACCATCGAGGTCGCCGGCACCCTGCTGTTCGGCTCCGTCCGCGCCCGAGCCCCCAAGCGAACGTTCCGCCAGCGCGTCCGAGCCCGCCTCACCCGCGACTGA